TTGGGGGTGGCCGGCCCAGCGGGGCCCGAACACGTCCATGGTCTTGGCTTGAGCTCCGGGCAGGTGGGGGTCGGCGATGGCGAACAGCCGCATCGACCTAACAGTCTACCCGGGCCGGGCGCGACCGCGGTCGGGGGTGGCGGCGAGGGCGCGGCGGCGGGGCGGTGCCGGCGCCGGGCTCACCACGACTCGGCGCTCCGCTCCGGCGCGTCGTCCAGGCGGCGCAGGGCGTCGACGGCGCGCCGCCCCGTGAGGGGGTGGCGCCAGGCGGGCGCGACGTCGAGCAGGGGGGCGAGCACGAACGCGCGCTCCTCGAGGCGGGGGTGCGGCAGGCGCAGGGGCCCGCCGAGGCGGACGGCGCCGGCCACGTCGAGCAGGTCGAGGTCGATGAGCCGCGGCCCCCACCGTTCGCGCCGCAGCCGACCGAGCCGCGCCTCGATGCCGAGGAGCTCGGCGAGCAGCGCCTCCTCGCGCCCCAGCCACGCCCCGGCGCGGAGGGCAACCACCGCGTTCAGGTAGTCGGGTTGCCCGGGCGGCCCGCCGACCGCGGGGCAGGCGTAGATGCGGGAACGCGCGGCCACCGGCGCGAGGCGCTCGAGCTCCTCGGCGGCCGCGCGGAGTTGCGCCGCCCTGTCGCCAAGGTTGGCGCCGAGCGCCACGTACGCGGTGGGCTCCGAAGGTAAACTCACCGCTCGCCGCCCGGTCGCGGGGTCGACGTCGCGGCTCGGCCTCTGACCACCTGCACGTACACGTCGCGGAACACGCCTGGCAGGGGGGCGTGCGGCTTGTGGACGGTCACGCGCACGACGTCGACGAGTGGCTCGGTCCCGAGGACCTCGAGGGCGATGGCGTGCGCCAACGCCTCGATCAGCTTGAAGCGCGGGCCGGTCACGGCGCGCTCGACCAGCCGGTAGACGCGGCCGTAGTCGACGGTGCGCCTGATGCTGTCGTCGCCGGTGAGGGTGAGCTCGCACTCGACGTCGACCACGAAGCGGGCGCCCAGCCGCTCCTCCTCGTCGTACACCCCGTGGACGCCGAAGAACTCCATGCCGGCGAGGACGATCCGGTCGCGCCCCGAGGCGCGGTCGCGCCCCGAGTCGGGGTCGCGCCCCGAGTCGCGGTCGCGCCTCGCCGTCACGCCGCCTCCCCCTCGCCGAGAACGGCCGCCCAGGCCGCCAGCGCCTGCGCGTGCGCCGCGACGTCGTGCACGCGGAGCAGGGCGGCGCCCGCAGCCGCGGCCCACAGGTGGACGGCCAGCGTGCCTGGCAGGCGCGCGGCCGGCTCGGCGACGCCCGTCACGCGCCCGATGAACGACTTGCGCGACGCGCCCACCATGACCGGGTGGCCGTGGGCCGCCAGCCTGCCCGTCGCGCGGACGAGCGCCAGGTTGTGCCCGAGCTCCTTGCCGAACCCCAGGCCGGGGTCGATGACGACGGCGGGGACACCGGCCGCCAGCGCCGCGGCGGCCCGCTCGAGCAGGAAGGCCTCGACCTCGCTCACGACGTCCGCGTAGCGCGGCGCGCGCTGCATGGTGGCGGGCTCGCCCTGCATGTGCATGGCCACGGCGGGGGCGCCGGCGGCGGCGCACGCCTCCAGCATGGCCGCGTCGCGGAGCCCGCCCACGTCGTTCACCAGCTGCGCCCCCGCTTCGAGCGCGGCCGCCGCGACCTCGGGCTTGCGGGTGTCGACGCTCACGACGACGCCGGCGGCGGTCAACCCCTCGATCACGTCCACGACGCGGGCCAGCTCCTCGCCCAGCGGGACGCTCGCCGCGCCGGGCCGGGTGGACTCGCCGCCCACGTCGACGATGAGGGCGCCCTCGTCGCGCAGGCGCAGTCCGGCCGCCACTGCCTCGGCGGTGGTCGGCTGCCGGCCGCTCTCCGAGAAGCTGTCCGGGGTGACGTTCAGCACCCCGACGAGGCCCGCCCCGCGCCAGCTGAGCGCGCCGCGCGGGAGCGGCAGCGTGTGATGGGCGGCGGTCACGTGTCGCCCCCGTAGACCCAGTCGGCCGGGCGGGGCGCCAGGCCGAAGCGCCAGGCCACCGCCTGCGCCACCCGCTGGGCGGCGCGGCCGTCGCCGTACGGGTTGGGCCTGGCGCGCATGGCGGCCAGCGCTCCCGGGTCCGCCAGCAGGGCGTCGAGTCCCGCCCGGACCTCCGCCGGGTCGTTGCCGAGGAGCCTGAGCACGCCGGCATCGACGCCCTCCGGGCGCTCCGTCACGTTGCGCAGCACGGCGACCGGCACGCCGAGCGCCGCACCCTCCTCCTGGAGCCCGCCGGAATCGGTGATCACCAGTTCCGAGGCCGCGAGCAGCGCGAGCATGCTCAGGTAGTCGTACGGGTCGTCGAGGCGCACGTTGGGCACCCGCGCCAGCGCGGGCGTGACCGCCTCCCGCACCGCGGGGTTGAGGTGGACCGGGTAGACGAACGTGAGCTGGGGGTGGGCGCGGGCCACGTCCGCCAGGGCCGCCGCCAGGCCGGCCATGACGGGGAGGTTCTCGCGGCGGTGCATCGTCACCGCCACGAACGGCCCGGGGCCCAGGTGCGGCGGCAGCGTGGCCAGGGGGCGCATGAACCGCACGGCGTCGACGGCCGTGTTGCCCGTAACCACCATGGCGCCCTCGCCCTTGCCCTCGGCGAGGAGGTGGCTCTTGGCGAGGGCCGTCGGCGGCAGGTCGAGGTCCGTGACGACGTCGGTGAGGCGCCGGTTCGCCTCCTCGGGGAACGGTTGCGTCAGGTCGAACGAGCGCAGCCCCGCCTCGACGTGGGCCACCGGGATCCCCTCGAGGAAGGCGGCGAGGGCGACGGCGAACGTGGTGGTCGTGTCGCCGTGCACGAGCACGTAGTCGGCCGCTAGGGCGCGCAGGGCAGCGGCGGCGGCGGGCACGATGCGGCCGACGAGGTCCGCCGGGGTCTGGCGGTCGGCCATCACGCCAAGGTCGGCGTCGGGCGCCAGGCCGAAGGTGCGCAGCGAGTCCGCGAGCTGCTCGCGGTGCTGGCCGGTGACGAGGGTGAGCGGCGTCAGCTCCGGGAGGTCGCGCAGGGCGGCCACCACCGGCGCCATCTTGTTGGCCTCAGGCCGCGTGCCGAACGCTGCCACCACGCGGGGCCGCGCGCCGCCACTGGCCGGCAACGGCGCGGGGTGCCGCCCCGTCACACGGGGTTCCCGGCGTGCCGCACCTCCGCCAGCCGCACGAGCGACACGACGGCGATCGCCACGACCGTGACGACCAGGGTGAGGAGCGTAAGCACCGGTGGCGTGCTGGAGAGCAGCATGCCGAGCACGCCGAGGACGAGGGTGGCGCCCCACAGCAGGACGACGGTGAGGCGCTTGGAGCCGGAACGGACGCGGATGAGGTCGTGGATGTGGTCGTTGGAGGCGAGCGCCGGGGACGAGCCGCGCCGCAGCCGCCTGAGGGTGACCTGGGTGATGTTGACGACGGGCAACGCCAGCACGAGGATGGGCGCCACCACCGAGATGGCGGCCGTGACCTTTAGCGCGCCAAGCACGCTCACCGCGGCGAGAACGTAGCCGAGGAGGTAGGCGCCGGAGTCGCCCATGATGATGGTGGCCGGCCCGAAGTTGTAGCGCAGGAAGCCGAGCGCGGAACCCGCCAGCGCCGCCAGTATGAGGACGGCGGCGCCCCGGTCGTCGAACTGGAGCGCCACCGCCAGCAGGCTCATGCTGGAGATGGCCGCGATGCCGCTCGACAGGCCGTCCAGGCCGTCGATGAAGTTGAAGGCGTTCGTGAAGCCCACCACCCACAGGACGGTCACGGCCACGGCGAGCGTCTCGGGGATGAACAGGAACGAGGCGCTCCCGAAGTAGTCGGTCACGAAGCCGATGCGCACCCCGTTCGCCACGAGGATGCCGGCCGCCACGACCTGGGTGGCCAGGCGCAGCGCCGGCGGCACCTCCCACATGTCGTCGATGAAGCCGACGAGGGTCATGAGGGCGCCGCCGAGGGCGATGGCGAGCAGCTCGACGCGGTACTCGTCGATGAGCTGCGGCGCCACGAGGCTGCCCGCGAGCACGGCGAGGAGGAAGCCGCCGAGGATGGCGATGCCGCCGATGTTGGGGAGCGCCCCGGCGTGCTGCCTCACGCCGCTGCCGTGAGCGCCGCCGCCCGCCTGGACCGCCCCAATGCGAGCGGCGAAGTCGCGGACGCGCGGCACCAACCAGAGCACGCTCGCGAGCGCGACCGTGAAGGAGGCGGCGGCCAGGGGCAGGAAGACGAGGAGGGTGGGTCGCACGCCGCTCAGTCTACCCACGTCCGCATGGCGCTCATGAGCGTGGGGTACGTGCCGCTGAGCGCCACGCCGCGCCGGTCAGCGCGTGCCGTAGAGCCTGTCGCCCGCGTCTCCGAGGCCGGGAACGATGTAGCCGTGCTCGTTCAGGCGCTCGTCGAGCGCCGCGACGATGATGTCGACGTCGGGGTGGGCGTCCTCGACCGTCTTGACCCCCTCGGGGGCGGCGATGATGCAGAGGAGCCGCACGCGCGTGGCCCCCTTGTCCTTCAGGAGCTGGATGGCCGCCGCCGCGCTGCCCCCGGTGGCGAGCATCGGGTCGAGGACGAACACGTCGCGCTCCCCCACGTCGCTGGGGAGCTTCGAGTAGTACTGCACGGGCTTGAGCGTCTCCGGGTCGCGGTAGAGGCCGATGTGCCCGACGCGCGCCGTGGGCACGAGGCTGAGGATGCCGTCGACCATCACGAGGCCGGCGCGGAGGATGCCGATGAGCGCCAGCTTCTTGCCGGCGAGCCGCTTGACCTTGGCGAGGGCGACCGGCGTCTCGACGGTGGCGTCCTCCAGCTCGAGGTCGCGCATGGCGTCGAAGGCCATCAGCATGGTGAGCTCCTGGCACAGGGCGCGGAACTCGCGCACGCTCGTCTCCTTGTCGCGCAGGATGGAGAGCTTGTGCTGCACGAGCGGGTGATCGACTATCGTGACGGCCATCGCGTCGTTCCTTTCGTGGCGCCAAGGCGCGCCCGCGCGGCGGCGAAGCTCACGCAGGCGCGGGCATGAGAAGAGGGCCGCTTAGCAGCGGCCCTCGGTCTGGCGGAGAGGGTGGGATTCGAACCCACGGTGCAGCGGAGCCACACAACGGTTTTCGAGACCGTCCCATTCAACCACTCTGGCACCTCTCCGGACTGGCGCGGGGCCGGGCGACAGTCCCGGGCACCGCAGGCCCGAGGAGTATACCGTACGGGCGCCCGGCTGACGAGTGGCGCGCGGCCATGCTCCCTTGACGCGCCCCGCTGGGTTTCATACACTCCCAGGTGCGCTGCGGGTCGCCGCCCACGCGCGACCGCCCGCCTCTCCCGGTGGCCCATCGTCTAATGGCAGGACAACGGATTCTGGTTCCGTCGGTCTAGGTTCGAGTCCTAGTGGGCCAGCCAAACGCGTCACCCGCGCCACGCGCGGTCGCCGACCAGCAGCGGGGTGGCGAGGGCGGCACGTCACGGGCGGCGCCCCTAGCGCCACGTTGGCCCATCGTCTAATGGCAGGACACCCGGTTTTGGTCCGGTCGGTCGGAGTTCGAGTCTCTGTGGGCCAGCCAGTCACCCTCCCGTCGGTCACCGCTTCCAGCGGGCGGCCGACGGGAGTGCCCTTCTGGCGGTGCCAGGCCGGGGCCGGTGGCGGCGCCCTTCACCCCCTGCCGGGGTAGTCGTAGAACCCGCGGCCCGTCTTGCGGCCGAGGCGGCCCGCCTCGACGAGCTTGCGCAGGCGCGGCGTCGCCAGGAAGCGCTCCCCCAACGCCCCCTGCAAGGACTCCGCGATCAGGAGCATGGTGTCGAGCCCGACGTAGTCGGCCAGCTCGAGCGGCCCCATGGGGTGGTTGAGGCCGAGCTTCACGGCGCGGTCGATGTCCTCGGCCGTGGCCACGCCCTCCTCCAGCATCCGCATGGCCTCGAGGAGGAGCGCGGCGAGGGCGCGGGTGGTGACGAAGCCTGGGCCGTCCTTGACGGTGACGGTCTCCTTGCCGCACCCGGCCGCCAACGCCAGCGTGGTCGCCACGGTCTCGTCGCTCGTCTGCACGGCGCGCACGACCTCGACGAGCGTCATGCGCTCGGGCGGGTTGAACCAGTGCATGCCGATGACGCGGTCCGGTCGCTTGGTGGCGCCGGCGATGGCGGTGATCGACAGCTCGCTCGTGTTGCTGGCGAGGACGGCGTGGGGCGGCGCGAGGTCGTCGAGCTCGCCGAACAGGCGGCGCTTGAGGTCGAGGAGCTCCGGCACCGCCTCGATCACGAAGTCGGCGCCCGTGACGGCGGTGGCCAGGTCCGTCGTGGTCGTCAGCCGTCCCGCCGCCACCGCCTCCGCCGCCCGCTTGTGCGCGCGTTCACGAGCGGCGGCGAGGGCCGCGTCGCTCGTGTCGAAGAGCCTCACGGCGTGGCCGGCCACGAGCAGCATGGTGGCGATGCCGCTGCCCATGGTGCCGGCGCCCGCAACGGCGACGGTTCGCGCCGCCTGCTGGTCGCCTGGTGCGTCGGGTCGGGTGGTTGGCATGCGTTCCCCTTCCGGGTGGCGCCCGCGCCGGTCAGGCCGGGGCGGGGGCGTAGAGGTCGTAGCGGACGGTCCGCCCCGTAAGGCTACCGCTGGGCGCCACCTCCCCGAGCGGCGGCGCCCTCAGCGCGCGCTTGACGACCACGCGCCGGGTGGCGGCGGCGCGCGCCGCCCTCAGCAGCTCGGCTCCTTCGCCGGCGGCGACCGCGGCGGGCGCCACCAGCACGGCCCGCAGGGCCGCCATCTCCTTGGGAGGCAGCGCCGTGCCGCCGGTGGCGGGGAACATCGGGTCGAGGTAGACGACCTCGGCGCCGCGGGCGGCGGATAGGTGGGCGCGGGCGTCGACGAGCACGAGGCTCACGCGCTCGGCGGCCGCGCGCGCGGCGGCACCCAGGGCGCCGCCGCGCGCACGGTCGAGGGCGTCCTCGAGCAGGGCGGCGAAGAGCGGCTCGCGCTCGAGCATCGTCACGGCGTGCCCCAGCGCGGCGAGGTGGAAGCCGTCGGCTCCGAGCCCGGCGGTGGCGTCCACCACGGTGGGGGGTCCGCCCTGACGGTTGGTCAGCGCGGCCCGCGCCAGCAGGTCGCGGCCCGGCAGCGCACCACCGGCGAGGCGACCGGCCGCCGCCGAGACGCGCCGCCCGGCGGCCGTCACGAGCGTCAGGCCGGCAGCGCCGACCTCGAGCACGTTCGCCCCTGGGGGTGGGCCGGCCGCGCCGGGGGCCGTGCCGGGGGCCGCACCGGGGGCCGCGCTCACGAGGCGGGCGTCGAGCCGTGCCGCCCAGCGCTCGGCCGCCGCGGCGTCGGCCGACGTCACGGCCCGCACCACCAGCGGGCCGCGGCGGCGTGGAGGCTGGTCGGTCACGGCTCAGATGCTACCGCCCCCCGGCGCGCGCCAGGCCGCGGGCGGGCGCCGGCGCCCGCCGGCGACCGGGCCGAGGCTCGCTTCGTGCTACGATTCCTCGGACACACGGCGGTTATGGCTACGAATCGAAGCGTTCGTGGCCCGCCGGCCTTCGATGCGGAGGGGCACCAACCACTACGCCTACGCATCGCAAGTCGAGCCCAAGGGAGGGCGGAACGTGAGCAACACACGGAGCAACCAGGAACTGGCGAGACGGCGCAAGGCGGCCGTCACCCCCGCCGCGCAGAGCGTTCACCCGATCTACCCGGTCCGCGCCAAGGGCAGCCACGTGTGGGACGCAGACGGCAAGAAGTACCTCGACTTCTCGAGCGGCATAGCCGTCATGAACCTCGGCCACTCGCACCCGAAGGTGCTGGCTGCCGTCAAGCAGTCGGTGGACGAGTTCCAACACCTGTGCTTCGCCGTCGGCATGCACCCGTCGTACGTCGAGCTCGCCGAGCGACTCAACCGCCTCGCGCCCGGCCCCACCCCCAAGAAGACGTTCCTCGTGAACTCCGGCGCGGAGGCGGTCGAGAACACCGTCAAGATCGCGCGCGCCTACACCAAGCGCGCCGGCATCGTCGCCTTCACCCACGCGTTCCACGGCCGCACCTACATGGCCATGTCGCTAACCAACAAGGCGAACCCCTACAAGACGGGCTTCGTGCTGCGGGCGGCCGAGGTGTACCGCGCCGAGTACCCCTACCACTTCAGGAACCCGTGGGGCGCCGCCACGCCGGAGGAGACGGGCGAGGCCGCCCTGCGGGCCCTCAAGGACCAGGTCAAGTACTCGATCGGCGAGTCCGAGGTGGCCGCCTTCCTCATCGAGCCGGTTGCCGGCGAGGGCGGCTTCATCCCCGCGCCGCGCAGCTTCCTGGCCGGGCTGCGCGACTACGCCACCAAGATCGGCGCGCTGTGGATAGACGACGAGGTCCAGGCCGGCATCGGCCGCACCGGCAAGATGTGGGCGGTCGACCACTACGGCCTCGAGCCCGACCTGGTGGCCACCGCCAAGGGGCTCGGCTCGGGCTTCCCGATCGCGGCCGCCATCGGCAAGGCCCACATCATGGACGCCCTCGAACCGGGCATGCTGGGCACGACCTTCGGCGGGAACCCGACGAGCTGCGCGGCCGCCATCGCCACCCTCGACGCGCTGGAGGCCGAGGGCGTCATCGCCCACTCCGCGCGCCTCGGCGAGGTGGCGCGGCGGCGCCTCGTGGCCCTACAGGGCAAGCACCCGGCCATCGGCGAGGTCCGCGGCCAGGGAATAATGCTCGGCCTCGAGTTCGTGGGCGCGGACGGGCGCACGCCGGACGCGGGCACCGTGACGGCCGTGGTGGAGGCCGCCCGCGCCGCGGGCCTCATCCTCCTGTCAACCGGGACGTACGGCAACGTCATCCGCCTCCTGCCGCCGCTCAACATCAGCGAGGACGAGCTGCTCGAGGGGCTCGCCATCCTGGAGCGCGTCGTGGCGCAGGTGCTCTCGGATCGGGCGGTCGTCGCCTGACCCGAGGCGCAGGTCACAGGGCGTGAGCGGGCGCGCGGGCCGAGGTCGGCCCCCGCGCCTCACGGTTCGCGGCCCCGCGTGATGGGCGCCCCGACCAGGTTGCCCCACTCCGTCCACGAGCCGTCGTAGTTGCGCACCCGCGGGTAGCCCAGCAGGTAGCGGAGCACGAACCAGGTGTGGCTCGAGCGCTCCGCGATGCGGCAGTACGCCACGACGTCGTGGTGACGCGAGACGCCGGCGCCCTCGTAGACGGCGGCCAGCTCGGCGGCGCTCTTGAAGGTGCCGTCGGCGTTGGCGGCCAGCGACCACGGCACGCTCACCGCCCCGGGGATGTGCCCGCCGCGCAGCGCGCCCTCCTGGGGGTAGTCCGGCATGTGCAGCCGCTCCCCCGTGTACTCGGCCTCGGAGCGCACGTCGACGAGGGCGCCGCGCCCCCGGGCGACGCTCAAGAGGTGCTTCATCACGTCGGGCGCGAACGCCCGGATCGACGCGTCCTGGTACGACGGCGCGTAGCTGCCGCGCGCCACGGGCGGCACCGCCGTCTCCAGCGGCCGCCCCTCCGCCACCCACTTCTGGCGGCCGCCGTTCATGAGCCGCACGTCTCGGTGGCCGCAGTACTTGAAGAACCAGAAGGCGTAGGCGGCCCACCAGTTCGACTTGTCGCCGTACAGGATCACGGTGGTGTCGTTGCCGACGCCCTTGGCCTCCATCAGGGCGGCGAAGCCCGCGGGCCCCACGAAGTCGCGCACGTCGGCGCGCTGCAGTTCGGTCAGCCAGTCGAGCTTGAGGGCGCCAGGCACGTGGCCCTGGTGGTAGAGGAGCACGTCCTCGTCGACCTCGAAGACGCGCAGGTCGGGTCTGGTCAGGTTCGCCGCCACCCAGTCGGTGTCGACCAGCACCTCGGGGTGGGCGTAGGTTCGTGCTGCGGAGTCGTCCATGCCTTCCTCCGTTCCCCGCATGCTACCCGCGCCCCGCGGCCAGCTGCGCGTTCCGCCTTGCGCAGCGGCGGGGCTATACTCACCGGGTGCCCAAGGTGAGACTCGCCCCCTCCATCCTCTCCGCCGACTTCGGGCGGCTGGCGGAGGCGGTGGCGGCGGTGGGCGCCGCCGGCGCCGACCGCGTTCACGTCGACGTCATGGACGGTCACTTCGTCCCCAACATCACCATCGGGCCCGCCGTGGTGGCGGCCCTCAAGCGCAACACCGACCTGCCGCTCGACGTCCACCTGATGATCGAGGCGCCGGAGCGGTACGTTACGAGCTTCGTCGACGCCGGCGCCGACTGGGTGACGGTCCACGCGGAGGCGAGCGTTCACTTGCACCGCCTCCTCGCCCAGGTCCGCGACACGGGCGCCAAGGTCGGCCTGGCCCTCAACCCGCTCACGCCCCTCGCCGTGCTGGAGCTGGCGCTCCCCTACCTCGACCAGGCCCTGATCATGAGCGTCAACCCCGGCTTCGGGGGCCAGGCGTTCATCCCCGCCTCCGTCGGGCGCGTCGAGACGGTCAAGCGCATGCGCGACCGCATGAACCCGAACTGCCTCATCGAGGTGGACGGCGGCGTGAGCGTGAAGACCGCGCCGGCCCTGGCGGCGGCGGGCGCCGACGTGCTGGTGGCGGGCAGCGCCGTGTTCGGCGGCCACGGCACGGTCGCCGAGAACATGGCCGCGCTGCGCGTTGCGGCCAACCCCGAACCAGAGTGAGAGTCGGCTGACGGGGGCCGCTCAGGCGGCGTGGAAGCGGCCGAGGCTCCGGAAGCGCTCGTAGCGCGAGGCCAGCAGCTCCTCGGGGGTGAGGGGCGCGAGCCGCTCCAGCTCCTCCAGCAGCGCGTCCTTCACGAGGCCGATGGCGGCCTCGCGGTCGTTGTGGGCCGCCCCGAGCGGCTCGTCTATCACGCGGTCCACCACGCCCAGCCCCACCAGGTCGCGCGCGGTCAGGCGCAGCGCCTCGGCGGCCTTCTCGGCCTCACCCGCGTCGCGCCACAGGATGGCGGCGCACGACTCCGGGCTGATCACCGAGTAGATGGCGTTCTCGAGGATGAGGACGCGGTTGGCCACGCCTATGGCGAGCGCGCCGCCGGAGCCCCCCTCACCGATGACCACGCTGACGGCCGGCACGGTCAGGAGGCTCATGCGCCGGATGCTCTCGGCGATCACCCACGCCTGCCCCTGCTCCTCCGCCGCCAACCCGGGGTAGGCGCCGGGCGTGTCGATGAGCGTCACGACCGGCAGGCGGAACTTGTCGGCCAGGTCGAAGATGCGCATGGCCTTGCGGTAGCCGCTCGGGTGGCTCATGCCGAAGTTGCGGTGGATGTTCTCCTTGGTGTCGCGCCCCTTCTGCTGGGCTATCACCGCCACGCTCACGCCCCCGAGCCGCGCCAGGCCGGCCACGATGGCGGGGTCGTCGCCCAGGGTCCGGTCGCCGTGCAGCTCCGTGAAGCCCTCGAAGGCGTGCTGGAGGTAGTCGAGGCCCGTCGGTCGGCCGGGCGCCCGCGCGACCTGCACCCGCTGCCAGCGCGACAGGCCGGCGTAGGTATCGCGCTTCAGGCGGTCGAGCCGGCTCTGCAACGCCTCGATCTCGCTGCCGAGGTCGAGCTGCTGCTCCTCGGCGTAGGTCCGCATGTCGCGGATCTTGAGCTCCAGGTCGTCGATCGGCTTCTCAAACGGCAGCGACACGGCTCACCTCTTGGGCGGGCAGCGGCAGGCCGCCCGCGAGGAGCGTCAGGACCTCGACCAGGCGCCCCTTCAAGGCGCGGCGGTCGACGACGTCGTCGACCATCCCCTTCTGAAGCAGGAACTCGGCGCGCTGGAAGCCGTCGGGGAGGTCCTGCCTGATGGTCTGCTGGATGACGCGCGGGCCCGCGAACGAGATGAGCGCGCCGGGCTCGGCGAAGATGACGTCGCCCAGCGTGGCGAACGACGCCGTCACGCCCCCGGTGGTGGGGTCGCTGAGGACGCTGACGTAGGGTAGGCGGCGCTTGGCGAGCGCCTGCAGGGCCATGGTCGTCTTGGCCATCTGCATGAGCGACAGGGCGCCCTCCTGCATGCGCGCCCCGCCCGAGGCGGTCACCGCCACGAGGGCGCGCTCCTCGGCCGCCGCCCGCTCGGCCGCCCGGGCGATCTCCTCGCCAACCACCGAGCCCATCGAGCCGGCCATGAAGAAGAAGTCCATCACCACCAGCGCCACCGGCCGGCCGCCCATCTCGCCCGAGCCGGTGACGATGGCGTCGGGCCGCCCCTGCTTCTGCTGAGCCTTCTCGAGGCGCTCCACGTACGGCTGGGCGTCCTCGAAGTCGAGCGGGTTCTCGGGCACGATGCCGCCCGACCACTGCTCGAAGGTCCCCTCGTCGATGAGCAGCGCCGTGCGCGCCTCGACCGGCATGCGGTAATGGTGCCCGCACTCGGGGCAGATGTAGGTGTTGGCTACCAGGTCCTTGCGGTAGATCTGGGCGTGGCAGTTCTCGCACTTGAGCCACAGGCCCGCGGGGCTGTTGTCGTCCTCGGTCTTGGTGGGGCGGCTCCTACGGAACCAACGCTCAAGCGCCATCGCCGCTCCAGGGCCGCGCGCCCTTCGCGCCGCGACGGGTTGCAGTGGTGAGACAACGGACGGGCACGCCGCATGATAGCAGCCAGGTCGCGCCCCCCGAGCGGATGCGCTTGTCCGAGCGCGTCAGCGCGCCCCGGCGGGCCTCACGGCTCGACGATGAGGGCGGCCAGCTCGGCCGGCGTGTGCGCCGCCGGCGCGTCGGCCCTAGGAGTGGTCGCGGCCGTGGCGGCGCCCGTGGGCCGATCCGCCGAGGTGCTCGCGGTGGCCGCGTCCACGGGCGTGGGGTCGCTCGGCGGGTCGGTCGGCGCCCGGCCCGCCGGCGCGGCGGCCGGGGTGGCGGGCGCCGCGGTCATCTCGCTGCGGCCCGTGAAGCGCGCCCCGTCCTCGATGTCGAGGGCGGCGGCGCGCACGTCGCCCACCAGCTCGCCGCCCTTCCAGATCTCCACCT
This window of the Trueperaceae bacterium genome carries:
- a CDS encoding aspartate aminotransferase family protein; its protein translation is MRRGTNHYAYASQVEPKGGRNVSNTRSNQELARRRKAAVTPAAQSVHPIYPVRAKGSHVWDADGKKYLDFSSGIAVMNLGHSHPKVLAAVKQSVDEFQHLCFAVGMHPSYVELAERLNRLAPGPTPKKTFLVNSGAEAVENTVKIARAYTKRAGIVAFTHAFHGRTYMAMSLTNKANPYKTGFVLRAAEVYRAEYPYHFRNPWGAATPEETGEAALRALKDQVKYSIGESEVAAFLIEPVAGEGGFIPAPRSFLAGLRDYATKIGALWIDDEVQAGIGRTGKMWAVDHYGLEPDLVATAKGLGSGFPIAAAIGKAHIMDALEPGMLGTTFGGNPTSCAAAIATLDALEAEGVIAHSARLGEVARRRLVALQGKHPAIGEVRGQGIMLGLEFVGADGRTPDAGTVTAVVEAARAAGLILLSTGTYGNVIRLLPPLNISEDELLEGLAILERVVAQVLSDRAVVA
- a CDS encoding sulfurtransferase, whose product is MDDSAARTYAHPEVLVDTDWVAANLTRPDLRVFEVDEDVLLYHQGHVPGALKLDWLTELQRADVRDFVGPAGFAALMEAKGVGNDTTVILYGDKSNWWAAYAFWFFKYCGHRDVRLMNGGRQKWVAEGRPLETAVPPVARGSYAPSYQDASIRAFAPDVMKHLLSVARGRGALVDVRSEAEYTGERLHMPDYPQEGALRGGHIPGAVSVPWSLAANADGTFKSAAELAAVYEGAGVSRHHDVVAYCRIAERSSHTWFVLRYLLGYPRVRNYDGSWTEWGNLVGAPITRGREP
- a CDS encoding ribulose-phosphate 3-epimerase, with protein sequence MPKVRLAPSILSADFGRLAEAVAAVGAAGADRVHVDVMDGHFVPNITIGPAVVAALKRNTDLPLDVHLMIEAPERYVTSFVDAGADWVTVHAEASVHLHRLLAQVRDTGAKVGLALNPLTPLAVLELALPYLDQALIMSVNPGFGGQAFIPASVGRVETVKRMRDRMNPNCLIEVDGGVSVKTAPALAAAGADVLVAGSAVFGGHGTVAENMAALRVAANPEPE
- a CDS encoding acetyl-CoA carboxylase carboxyltransferase subunit alpha — translated: MSLPFEKPIDDLELKIRDMRTYAEEQQLDLGSEIEALQSRLDRLKRDTYAGLSRWQRVQVARAPGRPTGLDYLQHAFEGFTELHGDRTLGDDPAIVAGLARLGGVSVAVIAQQKGRDTKENIHRNFGMSHPSGYRKAMRIFDLADKFRLPVVTLIDTPGAYPGLAAEEQGQAWVIAESIRRMSLLTVPAVSVVIGEGGSGGALAIGVANRVLILENAIYSVISPESCAAILWRDAGEAEKAAEALRLTARDLVGLGVVDRVIDEPLGAAHNDREAAIGLVKDALLEELERLAPLTPEELLASRYERFRSLGRFHAA
- a CDS encoding acetyl-CoA carboxylase carboxyltransferase subunit beta; the encoded protein is MALERWFRRSRPTKTEDDNSPAGLWLKCENCHAQIYRKDLVANTYICPECGHHYRMPVEARTALLIDEGTFEQWSGGIVPENPLDFEDAQPYVERLEKAQQKQGRPDAIVTGSGEMGGRPVALVVMDFFFMAGSMGSVVGEEIARAAERAAAEERALVAVTASGGARMQEGALSLMQMAKTTMALQALAKRRLPYVSVLSDPTTGGVTASFATLGDVIFAEPGALISFAGPRVIQQTIRQDLPDGFQRAEFLLQKGMVDDVVDRRALKGRLVEVLTLLAGGLPLPAQEVSRVAAV
- a CDS encoding polymer-forming cytoskeletal protein translates to MFKRRDAKPPETRELFTYIHQGTVVEGKLTAEGRVRVHGTVRGDVTVRGVLEVAESGVVECDDLRADHVKIIGRVTAGHLEATGKVEIWKGGELVGDVRAAALDIEDGARFTGRSEMTAAPATPAAAPAGRAPTDPPSDPTPVDAATASTSADRPTGAATAATTPRADAPAAHTPAELAALIVEP